The stretch of DNA TGTTCAAATTTTTCTTCCCATGGCCCATCATAATGCTGCTGTTCTACACAGCATTGTAGCGTGGTCTTCTTTCCATTCAGGCAAGGCTGATCTTCAGGATACAGGGATGGCCGCGCTCGACAAGGCTGTGACCCTGACCAAGAACCAGATCACAAACAATACTTTTGACCACTCCACAATCGCGGCCTTGCTGCTCTGCTGCTCGGCTGAAGTGTGTAAGGGCGACCTACGCAACTGGAAAAAGTTTCTCAACATGTCGGCGGCCATAATCCGCAACTATGGCGGTCTGTCCAAGTTTCTCAATGACAAAAATCTCCGCTGGATAGCCACAAACTTTGCCTATCATGACCTGGTCGCTAGTAGCTCTCACCATCGAGGACCTCTTTTTGGTCGAGCAGAATACGAACAGCTGCTTCAGGGAGGTCAGGGTATCGACCCACTACTGGGAATCTGCAGAGAGCCGTACCAGATGATTGCCGAGGTGTCTCAATTGGCCAACGAATTGAGTGGCAATGAAGAAATGACTTCTTCGACTCTCACTACCGAAGCTAACATTCTGCAGACTGCCCAGCGTCTCGAGCACCAGATTCGTATTCTCACACCCAATCTGGCTGATACTATGACGCTCAGTGACGAGGAATGTACTTTGCATAAGCACCTGTTTGAAATTTACCAGCTGACCGCCTTGATTCATCTCAAACGAACCATCTTCAAACTGCCTTCTACTTCTCTGGAGATGCGTGTTTGGGGCCGCAAGTTGTCGTGTCTTTTGGACCTTGTGTTGGGCTCGGCTGTTGAGGGCAATCTTTGCTTCCCCCTGTTCATCGCTGGTCTTAACATCCTGCCCTCTCAGAGACACGCGTACCTGtccaagttcaaggagtTTGCCACACGAAACAAGGCGAGAAACTTGCTGAATAGCATTTCAACGGTGGAAGAGTGCTGGAAGAGAGATGCAGGGGGAGAAAAGTATGTGGATTACTATGTGGTGTTGAAAGAGAAGGATTTGGATATCTGTTTGGCCTAGCACTGGAGCTAGGGGCAGAGCTTGCCATTTGCCCAACCCCAGaccacaagcacaagttgATCTTTGCTTAAGCCATCGCTGCTCCACATCCGTGACTACCATCTAGGGGTGGCGCTAAAAGACTACATCTAAGCACGACATCGAGAACGGTGGTTTGGACCGAATTAATGATGTTACGGAGAACAATGGTTGATATTGCTGTTACGGAGAACAATGGTTGATATTGCCCCCACCGTTGCTGTTGTTATGGCTATGGCAAGACATTATAATGTATTTTTTATGATGTAGCCGAACTGTAGGTAACTATGTGTACAaaaatgtacaagtagtgcgTGATCATGGGAGCTCTACTTACATACAACAGTCCTTGCTCGGTCGGTGAACCAGATCCGCCTCTTGAGTAAAGGGGGATACGGTCAAGTATCCACCCTTGCAAGATCCAATAGTATATCCTTTCTATTACATTATTACGTGCAAAGGAGTGGCATAAAGTACAACCCCTAGCCAATCTCTCTGGCTCCTACTTGCGCTCCTACTTGGTGAGTGAGGCCAGCTCTCCCAAAAACACATCGGGTTTGACCACATCTGTTCCTCCGTAAACCACCTTTTTTCCTGCCTTAACACCGTAGTCCATCAGATTGGCGTACTCAGCGTAGTTGGCACCTccaaccacaaacacaatggcCTCGTTGTACGCCTGTTTTCGGGGCGGCTTTGTGCTGGAGCCACGCACCGACGGGTCGAAATATAAATAGTCGTCGGTAATGTCGCCAGACTCGGAAGGAGACACAATGCCGGACACAATTCGGGTCACGGGCATATCCTTGTTTTGTGGCAGATACGACTTGACGTTGGAAATGAGGTTGCCAATCTTGCCGGACGACAGCTTGGAGGCAAAGTTTCGGAACGATTGCTCCGACGTCTGGGGCTCCTGtgcagaagcagctgaCGACTTCAGCGCCATCATTTTGGACAGGTCCTTGAGCCGCTTGACGTAGTTGAGCGCAGCCATGTCCACTCCCTGTGTGCTAAGAATACCCTCGTACTCCTTCTGTTCGGCAGCCGAGAGAGTGCCGGATAGGTAGACACAAATATAGGCTCTCAGCTTGTCCGTGCCAGACAGCTCTTcgttcttgagcagaggCAAGAGAGCCTGCTTGTCCAGCCCGTCCTCGGCCTCAAACAAAATATCCAGCTGTCTCTTCTTGATTCGGTCCACCAGAGCAGTGGCAATGTTCATATGCATATCGATGACGGCTTTTCGAGCCGTGAGTTTGGGGATGGCCGAGATAGCCTTCTTGAGATGCGTGGGGGATGCATCTGTGTCCATATCGTTGATGTTGGCGCCTCCAGTGATCTGGCtgtactcctccttgtacttATTGACTTCATTGTCCATAGACTCCGCCACCTCGGGGAAAGAAAGAAGCGAGTTTTGGTTCCAGAAAAAGTCGGAGGGCGCCACATCGTACGACTCGGTGGTGCCATTGTCTTTGGCGATTCGGATCTGGCCTCTTTCGGACTCAAACACGTCGTGAACCAGTCCCATGTAGTTGGACGAGTGCTGGAGCATGGACGCGAGATCAATGTTTCGGTCAAGAATCATGAGCACCGGTCGCGAGAGAGGGTTGGTGGTCAGTTTGAGGTTGTTGACGTGGTCTCTGAGCTTGGAGTCGAGTTTCTGGGCGACCATCTCGGCGGCGTTTCCTCTGGGACATCGAATGATGGGAATTTCACCCTGGGTGACAACCACAGAGAACAGACCAGACACAATCTGGTCGACGATGGCATTGAGCGAGTCCTCGTCCATCTTGGGGGATGCCAGCTCAGAGTAGATGTTAGGCAAGgccagagagaagaggttgGCCTCGGAAACAACGTAGTTGAGGTAGTGGTCGTAGACCTGAGTAATCTGAGAGGCTGTGGCCACGTTGTCGGCTGCAAAggtctccagcagctgacGGGGAAGAGGAGACACGAAGTTGACGGACGCGGATTCGTAGAGCTGGGAATGCAGGTCTCGCGTGATCTTTTGAAGGTTGTCGGATGTAGGTCGCACAAAGTACACCACCGGAACGTCAATAGCGTACCGATCGGAATCCAGCAACATGTGGATGGTGACTCCGTTCTGGAACAGGTCGTTGACTCGCATCACCGACGAAATCACATCTCGGCCAAACTTGTCGAAGACCAGCACCTTCCAAGCCTGGCTTTTGTTGGCACTCCCATTTTCTCCAGAGAGAACACGCGTGATCGCGGCTGTGTTAGTCAGCGAATCATTGTCGgttagtcacgtgatactCACCAATCTGCTTGTCTCGAAACGACTCGGGCAAAGTGCTGTTGTTCATTGGGCTAGACTTCCGAAACTCCTCTGAAGGAGAGATGCGTATGTCGTGGTCTTTGGAGATAAGGTTAGGTGGAGCGTGtcagtcatgtgaccagaATGGGGAAAAAGCACCGTGTTGGGGAAGAGTGAGAGTGGTCAGGGAATTGATCGGGCAAGAAATGCGCTGCTCCAAACGGCTGTTTCGAGACAGGTCGTATCGGACAAGTACTGCAGCTTGTATTATGTAATTTCACTGGTGTCCTCTTCTGGACGCCCTTACCCTGTCCCAAATaggaggccaaggtgaTTTACCTATTTGGACTAGTGCAGTATGAAACTTGCTGAACAGGTGAAAGATGCAAGTCAGTCATGTTCGTATGTGGAGGACGGAGGGCTGCCGACAGGTTTTCTGCGACCATACATCTCGCcggtgcaagtacaagtgcgagtacgtttacttgtactcttaAAGATATAAAGAGGCTTGTACATACGTATGCCTGTGCTTGTACTCTGCAAGTATACAACCCCTGTTTTGGATACATAATCTGGAGCAAGTCATGGAgactgtactgtacaagacGAGTGTCATTTGATGCGAACAACACAAGACGAGCTGCAAGAGGCCctgatacaagtacaattacTTCCACCTGTACATTAAAACACGCTCGACCACCTTACAATCGCCTGTACTCGTGCATCATACCAACAACGTCAAGTCGGAACCTTCAAACGCGTCCTACAAACCAGCGATGGACGATCAGACAGGTTCACGTGATGTCGATGGCATCCAAGGAGCTTCCACTCTCATCATGTGTCGTTCGACACCATCTCTGGTGAACCTACGAGTACCGTCACATTCACAAATGCCCTTGTCCAGGTCTGGCAACACGAGTTGTAGACACCACACCGCACCCAATGAACCACAAGCACACAGCCATCCCTTTCCGGGGTCTAGCCAGTACAGTTAACCAGTGAGACTGATACTCCTTCCAGTCCCACTAAGACTGACCCTTGACAGGGGTCTACCAGCTCTAAAGGGATCAAGCCGGGGCAACAGTGTCCGCAACAGTGTCCGCAACAACACTGCAGCCACATCAGCCTCTGAGGGGATCATCTGAAGAAGGGCCATCTGAACCACCGAAGGAGCCTATATGCTTGAAGATGGACTCGGGGTCGTGAGCTGGCACTGCAAGTAGCGACGTGATATCCACGATACGTTCGAAAAGCAGCGCGATCCACGATATGGATGCATGTACAGGTACCCGTATTCCACGGACCCGTTCTATCTCTCCAACACAACTGTCACCATGAGCCGCATCAAAAGCCGTCATGGATCACTAGCGGTAAATGAACGTCTCTCCTTCCACCCTTTCCTCAACTCCCCGCCAAGCTCCCCCGGATCTTTAAACCCTTGCTATTAAAACGGCGTAAAGGTAATCAAGGGTGGCGGTGGAGTGCGAATGCGAACACTCGTTTCTCTGGTGCTATGGTTCTCCCGGCGCGTGACCCATTGCCTACCAAGGCTTGCAGAAAGGCGCTAGTTTAGCCGGAAAAAAGGACTATGTCTAAACGAAATCTAAGCGTACGTGGACAATGGGCCCAGAAGCAGGCCGCTCCACATGTTTACGTCATGGCCACTagcgtacaagtagcgaTAAACGCGGATATGGGGTGCATGGGGTATGCTCAAACGTGCAAGTAGCACCAGGGAGTAGGGCTAGGTCCGAAGCCACCGCCGCCGCCCTACTGCCCGCTTAATTGCTTTATTTACTCTTAGCGTAGACTTTGGATCATCCCAGAAACGTAAACGGGAGACATTTTGCTATTTTTACCCGCTCAGACAGGTCCCAGACATGGCTTGGAGGGGCCAAGTCTTGTACCACTAGCATTGCTCAGGGCGAATGTGGACGACAAGGGGTGTAGGATGACGTGTATTGTGCGTGTTTGAGACTGGTCTTGGATCGAGGTGGCCGAAACCAGGGCGCCGCCTCAGCCAACGGTGTTTGGGAATGAGATATCAAACGCAGATCATGATATGAGTCCAGGGGTGGAGAAATTAGAGTGTCAGAGAATGTAGCTACTCAA from Yarrowia lipolytica chromosome 1D, complete sequence encodes:
- a CDS encoding uncharacterized protein (Compare to YALI0D20394g, weakly similar to uniprot|P26370 Saccharomyces cerevisiae YDL170w UGA3 transcriptional activator for GABA catabolic genes); amino-acid sequence: MSAPKDPVPAAPPAQPPRKRSRDGCYTCRKRKKRCDETRPVCECCKRLGIVCVYPAPGTEYKNKKRKGLPDTHEQFVVVPVDHAPPPVAGSTDVAPVPMLDFHPYNFTNYVDPAVDHPIVDITDLTEDDINQLDVNSLVRIPSPFEIDADFNLESLEPSLFGGLSTKENQMLQYYEEKLSRMICVASDQDNHFVQIFLPMAHHNAAVLHSIVAWSSFHSGKADLQDTGMAALDKAVTLTKNQITNNTFDHSTIAALLLCCSAEVCKGDLRNWKKFLNMSAAIIRNYGGLSKFLNDKNLRWIATNFAYHDLVASSSHHRGPLFGRAEYEQLLQGGQGIDPLLGICREPYQMIAEVSQLANELSGNEEMTSSTLTTEANILQTAQRLEHQIRILTPNLADTMTLSDEECTLHKHLFEIYQLTALIHLKRTIFKLPSTSLEMRVWGRKLSCLLDLVLGSAVEGNLCFPLFIAGLNILPSQRHAYLSKFKEFATRNKARNLLNSISTVEECWKRDAGGEKYVDYYVVLKEKDLDICLA
- a CDS encoding uncharacterized protein (Compare to YALI0D20416g, similar to Saccharomyces cerevisiae SLY1 (YDR189W); ancestral locus Anc_8.394, similar to uniprot|P22213 Saccharomyces cerevisiae YDR189w SLY1 hydrophilic suppressor of YPT1 and member of the SEC1P family), whose product is MNNSTLPESFRDKQIAAITRVLSGENGSANKSQAWKVLVFDKFGRDVISSVMRVNDLFQNGVTIHMLLDSDRYAIDVPVVYFVRPTSDNLQKITRDLHSQLYESASVNFVSPLPRQLLETFAADNVATASQITQVYDHYLNYVVSEANLFSLALPNIYSELASPKMDEDSLNAIVDQIVSGLFSVVVTQGEIPIIRCPRGNAAEMVAQKLDSKLRDHVNNLKLTTNPLSRPVLMILDRNIDLASMLQHSSNYMGLVHDVFESERGQIRIAKDNGTTESYDVAPSDFFWNQNSLLSFPEVAESMDNEVNKYKEEYSQITGGANINDMDTDASPTHLKKAISAIPKLTARKAVIDMHMNIATALVDRIKKRQLDILFEAEDGLDKQALLPLLKNEELSGTDKLRAYICVYLSGTLSAAEQKEYEGILSTQGVDMAALNYVKRLKDLSKMMALKSSAASAQEPQTSEQSFRNFASKLSSGKIGNLISNVKSYLPQNKDMPVTRIVSGIVSPSESGDITDDYLYFDPSVRGSSTKPPRKQAYNEAIVFVVGGANYAEYANLMDYGVKAGKKVVYGGTDVVKPDVFLGELASLTK